The Argonema galeatum A003/A1 DNA segment CTACCTCTGACCCAGCTTGCAGCAAAACAAAGGGTTTTCGCTCTAACATCACTTGCGCGATCGCATCTACCAAGTTATCCTTCACTTCCTCAGTCGTTAAACGGATAAATCCCTCATCCTCACCAACTGTCGCCGATTTCATCAAATTCTTCCCAAACTCTGAAAAAATTGCAAAATAGATTAAGTAGCTTATTCCCAGATTAACCCAAATCCCTATTTGAAAATCGTTTTGCACCTATGACCCATCCCTTCCTACAACGCCTCCACAGTCCAGAACGTCCTGTCATCGTCTTCGATGGCGCAATGGGAACCAACCTGCAAAAGCAAAACCTTACCGCTGCTGACTTCGGGGGGCCCGAATACGAAGGTTGCAACGAATACCTCGTCCACACCAAACCGGAAGCAGTTGCGATCGTGCATCGCGACTTTCTCGCCGCCGGTGCAGATGTAGTAGAAACGGATACCTTCGGTGCTACTTCCGTGGTGCTAGCAGAGTATGATTTGGCACATCAAGCCTACTACCTCAACAAAACTGCTGCGGAACTAGCCAAGCGGGTCGCTAACGAATTCTCGACGCCAGAGAAACCACGCTTCGTCGCTGGTTCGATCGGGCCAGGAACTAAGTTACCCACCTTGGGACATATCGATTTTGATACACTGAAAGCTGCATTTACTGAACAAGTAGAAGGACTTATCGACGGCGGCGTTGACTTACTAATCGTGGAAACTTGTCAGGATGTGCTGCAAATTAAGGCGGCGCTGAATGGAATTGAGGAAGTTTTCCAGAAAAAAGGCGATCGCATTCCTTTAATGGTATCGGTAACAATGGAAACCACGGGTACAATGCTCGTCGGTTCCGATATCAGCGCAGTACTGACAATTCTGGAACGTTACCCGATCGATATTCTCGGTCTAAACTGCGCCACAGGGCCAGACAGAATGGCCGAACACATCAAATATCTCTGCGAAAGCTCGCCTTTTGTGGTTTCCTGCATCCCCAATGCTGGTTTGCCAGAAAACATCGGTGGTCATGCACATTACAAGCTGACCCCGATGGAATTACGGATGGCGCTGACCAAGTTTGTGGAAGATTGGGGCGTGCAAGTGATTGGCGGTTGTTGCGGTACGCAGCCCGATCATATCGAACAATTAGCAGAAATTGGCAAAACTCTCAAGCCAAAAGAACGTCATGCCAGTTACGAACCATCAGCAGCATCAATTTATACTGCACAGCCCTACGAGCAAGATAACTCTTTCCTGATTGTAGGCGAACGGCTAAACGCCAGCGGTTCCAAGAAGTGTCGCGACTTGCTGAACGCCGAAGATTGGGACGGATTGGTATCTTTGGCGAAATCCCAAGTCCGGGAAGGGGCGCACATCCTCGACGTTAACGTGGATTACGTGGGACGGGACGGCGTGCGGGACATGAGGGAGTTGGCATCAAGGTTAGTAACAAATGTGACCATACCGCTGATGTTGGATTCGACGGAATGGGAAAAGATGGAAGCGGGGCTGAAAGTTGCCGGAGGTAAGTGTATACTTAACTCGACCAACTATGAAGATGGCGAACCGCGTTTCTTGAAGGTTTTGGAAATAGCTAAAAACTATGGTGCGGGTGTAGTAATTGGTACGATTGATGAAGATGGCATGGCCCGATCGGCAGATAAGAAATTTCAAATTGCCCAACGCGCTTATCGTCAAGCTGTAGAATATGGTATCGCACCTCAAGAAATCTTTTTCGATACTTTAGCATTACCAATTTCTACAGGGATTGAAGAAGATCGCGCCAACGGAAAAGCCACCATTGAATCTATCCGTCGCATCCGTCAAGAATTACCAGGATGTCATGTTATTCTGGGAGTTTCTAACGTTTCCTTCGGCTTAAATCCGGCAGCAAGAGTTGTGCTGAATTCCATGTTTTTGCACGAAGCAATGCAAGTAGGAATGGATGCAGCAATTGTCAGCGCCAGCAAGATTTTGCCCTTAGCGAAAATTGAGCGAGAACATCAAGAAATTTGCCTAAAACTGATATACGATCGACGGCAATTTGACGGTAATGTGTGCGTTTACGATCCTTTGGGAGAGTTAACCACACTGTTTGAAGGGAAGACGACAAAACGCGATCGGACTGAAGACAACAATCTCCCCGTAGAAGAACGCCTCAAGCAACATATTATCGACGGCGAACGTATTGGTTTAGATGCACAACTGACAAAAGCACTAGAAAAATATCGTCCTCTCGAAATCATCAACACCTTCTTACTGGATGGGATGAAAGTTGTAGGCGAATTGTTCGGTTCTGGACAAATGCAACTACCTTTCGTATTGCAATCAGCCGAAACCATGAAAGCAGCAGTGGCATATTTGGAACCTTTCATGGAAAAGCAAGATGCTGGCAATAATGCTAAGGGAACCTTCGTAATTGCCACTGTTAAAGGTGATGTCCACGATATTGGTAAAAACCTAGTTGATATCATCCTTTCCAATAACGGCTACAAAGTTGTAAACTTGGGGATTAAGCAGCCAGTTGATAACATCATTGAAGCTTATGAAAAGCATAAAGCAGATTGCATTGCGATGAGTGGTTTGCTGGTGAAATCAACCGCGTTTATGAAGGAAAATCTGGCGGTATTCAACGAACGGGGAATTACTGTGCCGGTTATTTTGGGTGGCGCGGCGTTGACTCCTAAATTTGTCCATCAAGATTGTCAGAATGCCTACCAAGGTAAGGTAATTTACGGCAAAGATGCCTTCGCAGATTTGCATTTCATGGATAAATTAATGCCTGCGAAAGTTGCTGGTAACTGGGATGATTTGCAGGGATTTTTGGATGAAATTACCACCGCAGATAAGCTCAAATTAACGCAGATAGAAGAAAAGTCTGCTAAGTCTAATGGTGAAGTTGTAGCTAAGGAACCACAGGAGGTTGATACAAAGCGTTCGGAAGCTGTGGCGGTAGATATTGAACGTCCGACTCCGCCTTTCTGGGGAACGCAAGTTTTAAAGCCGGAAGATATCTCATTAGAGGAGATATTCTGGTATTTGGATTTGCAAGCTTTGATTGCTGGACAATGGCAATTCCGCAAACCAAAGGAACAGTCAAGGGAAGAGTACGATAATTTTCTTGCTGAGAAAGTTTATCCTGTTTTGGAACATTGGAAGCAGCGAGTTATTGAGGAAAAGTTATTGCATCCGCAGGTAGTTTATGGGTATTTTCCTTGTCAGTCCGAGGGAAATTCACTGCATATCTACGATCCGGCTACCCCCCCTAACCCCCCCGTCAACAGGGGGGGACAAGAAAAAGAAAGCTCCCTCCCCGTAGACGGGGAGGGTTGGGGTGGGGTTCCGATCGCTACGTTCAATTTTCCGCGTCAAAAGTCTTTAAAGCGTTTGTGCATTGCCGATTTCTTTGCCCCTGTGGAATCTGGACATATTGATGTCTTTCCGATGCAGGCGGTGACGGTGGGGAATATTGCGACGGAGTTTGCACAGAAATTGTTTGCAGATAATCAATATACTGATTATTTGTATTTTCATGGTTTTGCTGTGCAAACTGCTGAAGCTGTGGCGGAATGGCTACACGCCCGCATTCGTCGCGAGTTGGGTTTTGCTAGTGAAGAACCGAATAATATTCGGGATATGCTTGCACAACGTTATCGCGGTTCGCGTTACAGTTTTGGATATCCGGCTTGTCCGAATATTGCAGATCAGTTTAAGCAGTTGGAGTTGTTAGGGGCCGATCGCATCAACCTCCACATGGATGAAAGCGAACAAATTTATCCCGAACAATCTACAACTGCGATTATCACCTATCATCAAGCGGCGAAATACTTCAGCGCTTAATTAGTGGGGTGGGCATTGCCCACCTTACTCAACATTAGTTTATGAGGATAGTATGGCAGAATTGAAGATTAGATCTAAGTATCCAGATTCCTTAAAATCGATCGTTGAAAGCGCACTTGCAGAAAAACTGCGATCGCTTGAAGCTGGTATCCGTCGAACTGAAGAACGGGTACGGGAATTTGAAGCTAAGTATCAATTATCTACGGAAGAGTTTCTGCATCGTTATGAAAATGACGAATTCACCGAAACTCTGGACTTAGATGAGTGGATTGGGGAAGCTTGGATGTTATCCCATTTGCGTGAAAAAAAAGAAAAAATAGAAGGTATTGAATTTGTTGATTGAATTAAGTATGATTGAGTTTGTTAATGGGAAATAATTTCCAGTATAATGGAAGCAAAGATAACGATCGAGAAGATAATATGGCAGAACTAAAAATTATTTGCGAGTATCCAGATACTTTAAAGAAACTTATAGAAGAAGAGGTAGCCCGGAGATTGCGATCGCTTGAAGATGGTATTCGACGCACGCAAGAACGCATTAAAGAATTTGAAAGCAAATATCAGATGTCTACAGAAGAGTTTCTGCGTCGGTATGAAAATGATGAAATTCAGGAGACTCTGGAAATAGATGAGTGGATAGGAGAATCTTTGATGTTGAAAGGGCTACAAGAAGATTTAGCTACATTGAGAGGAATTGAATTTGTTAATTGAGGATTATTTTCAGGGCGTCCGCAACATTATTGACGCTTGTTCGGTAGTGCGATCGAGCAACGTCAATTACGAAACGCGAAGCATTTATAGAGGCTTCATTCGTGGTGAACTAAACTTTTCGGATGGATCTGTTCTTTACCTGCGTGAGTTTGTGGATGTTGAAACAACGAGCGAGCGGGAAATGTACTCATATCATTATGAAGATGCCTCGAAAAATTTGATTTTTCGCTATGATAATACGAGGCATCACAAAAAACTGAATCTTCCAAATTATCCACATCATAAACATGATGGCAGCGAAGAAAATGTAATTTCCTCAAACGCGCCAATGTTGGCAGATGTATTGAATGAAATTGTGGTATCTTTGGGATAGTGTGGCATTTTTCATGGTTTATTAACCGTCCTGTATAATGAAAACACCGATAACGATCGAGAGGATAATATGGCAGAGCTTAAGATTATTTGCGAGTATCCAGACTCGTTAAAGCAATTCATAGAAGAAGCACTATCAAAAAGAATTGCATCGCTTAAAGATGGTATCCGACGGACTGAGGAACGCCTTCAAGAATTTGAAAGTAAATATCAAATGTCTACAGAAGAGTTTTTGCGACGCTTTGAAAATGATGAACTTCAACATCGATTAGATATGGAATTTGATGAGTGGGTTGGAGAATCTCGAATGCTGAAAATGCTAAACGACAAAGTAAATAAATTAAGGGGGGTTGAGTTTGTTAATTGAAAACTATTTCCAGCAACTTAGGGAGTTAATTGAATCCTGTACATTAGTGCAGTCGTTCAACCTCATACCTGCAACAAGAGGCGAGTCAGAAGGTTTTATTCGTGGTGTAATCAACTTAACAGATGGTTCAATGCTTTATTTGCGTGAGTTTGTGAATGTTGAAACGACTATCATCCGTGAAATGTATTCATATCAGTACATGGATGGCTCAAAAAATCTGAGCTTTCGCTATGACAACGTGGAACATCACAAAAAATTGAATCTCCCAAATTATCCGCATCACAAACATGATGGCAGCGAAGAGAATGTAATTTCCTCAAACGCGCCTATGCTGGCAGATGTATTGAATGAGATTGAGAGTTTGTTGGGATAGCGCGATCGCACGTCACCCCACTAAAATAAACATTCCCCACTCTACTCTAATTTTTATGCCCTTGCTGCCTTTTTCTCCAATTCATCTTTTGATTGATTTATCTCA contains these protein-coding regions:
- a CDS encoding toxin-antitoxin system TumE family protein; this encodes MLIENYFQQLRELIESCTLVQSFNLIPATRGESEGFIRGVINLTDGSMLYLREFVNVETTIIREMYSYQYMDGSKNLSFRYDNVEHHKKLNLPNYPHHKHDGSEENVISSNAPMLADVLNEIESLLG
- the metH gene encoding methionine synthase, which encodes MTHPFLQRLHSPERPVIVFDGAMGTNLQKQNLTAADFGGPEYEGCNEYLVHTKPEAVAIVHRDFLAAGADVVETDTFGATSVVLAEYDLAHQAYYLNKTAAELAKRVANEFSTPEKPRFVAGSIGPGTKLPTLGHIDFDTLKAAFTEQVEGLIDGGVDLLIVETCQDVLQIKAALNGIEEVFQKKGDRIPLMVSVTMETTGTMLVGSDISAVLTILERYPIDILGLNCATGPDRMAEHIKYLCESSPFVVSCIPNAGLPENIGGHAHYKLTPMELRMALTKFVEDWGVQVIGGCCGTQPDHIEQLAEIGKTLKPKERHASYEPSAASIYTAQPYEQDNSFLIVGERLNASGSKKCRDLLNAEDWDGLVSLAKSQVREGAHILDVNVDYVGRDGVRDMRELASRLVTNVTIPLMLDSTEWEKMEAGLKVAGGKCILNSTNYEDGEPRFLKVLEIAKNYGAGVVIGTIDEDGMARSADKKFQIAQRAYRQAVEYGIAPQEIFFDTLALPISTGIEEDRANGKATIESIRRIRQELPGCHVILGVSNVSFGLNPAARVVLNSMFLHEAMQVGMDAAIVSASKILPLAKIEREHQEICLKLIYDRRQFDGNVCVYDPLGELTTLFEGKTTKRDRTEDNNLPVEERLKQHIIDGERIGLDAQLTKALEKYRPLEIINTFLLDGMKVVGELFGSGQMQLPFVLQSAETMKAAVAYLEPFMEKQDAGNNAKGTFVIATVKGDVHDIGKNLVDIILSNNGYKVVNLGIKQPVDNIIEAYEKHKADCIAMSGLLVKSTAFMKENLAVFNERGITVPVILGGAALTPKFVHQDCQNAYQGKVIYGKDAFADLHFMDKLMPAKVAGNWDDLQGFLDEITTADKLKLTQIEEKSAKSNGEVVAKEPQEVDTKRSEAVAVDIERPTPPFWGTQVLKPEDISLEEIFWYLDLQALIAGQWQFRKPKEQSREEYDNFLAEKVYPVLEHWKQRVIEEKLLHPQVVYGYFPCQSEGNSLHIYDPATPPNPPVNRGGQEKESSLPVDGEGWGGVPIATFNFPRQKSLKRLCIADFFAPVESGHIDVFPMQAVTVGNIATEFAQKLFADNQYTDYLYFHGFAVQTAEAVAEWLHARIRRELGFASEEPNNIRDMLAQRYRGSRYSFGYPACPNIADQFKQLELLGADRINLHMDESEQIYPEQSTTAIITYHQAAKYFSA
- a CDS encoding toxin-antitoxin system TumE family protein, with the protein product MNLLIEDYFQGVRNIIDACSVVRSSNVNYETRSIYRGFIRGELNFSDGSVLYLREFVDVETTSEREMYSYHYEDASKNLIFRYDNTRHHKKLNLPNYPHHKHDGSEENVISSNAPMLADVLNEIVVSLG